A single window of Candidatus Binatia bacterium DNA harbors:
- the bioA gene encoding adenosylmethionine--8-amino-7-oxononanoate transaminase, which produces MKRAANEALADARHQALVEKDRRLLWHPFTQTSEWLSYDPLVVERASGFWLFGTDGRRYLDGVSSLWCNVHGHGHPAIVAALHSQLDRLQHSTMLGLSHVPAIELAERLVAMTPLPLTRVFYSDSGSTSVEVALRMAFQYQRQSGHPERSRFVTLAEAYHGDTLGSVSLGFSEPFHRGYEALTFRVSKFEPPFLCQPIDGRGACDDVALEEAARESLARLEALLDAEGEHVAAVVLEPLVQGAAGIWPQPPSFLRSVRELCDRSGCLMVCDEVATGFGRTGTMFAVEQAGISPDILCLAKGITGGYLPLAATLATEKIYEAFSGRPSQYRALFHGHTYGGNPLACAAALASLDVFDDEQTLQRAAEGGRRLGQLLDEHVAPLEHAGPPRRVGMMAAFDLWRDAEEGERFATDERRAHRAVLIARDDGVAIRPLGDTMVLMPTLSLPDDLLETLVVTTARAVRRATRE; this is translated from the coding sequence GTGAAACGGGCCGCCAACGAAGCGCTGGCCGACGCCCGCCACCAGGCGCTCGTCGAAAAGGACCGGCGCCTGCTGTGGCACCCGTTCACGCAGACCAGCGAATGGCTCTCCTACGACCCGCTCGTCGTCGAGCGGGCCAGCGGATTCTGGCTGTTCGGAACCGACGGACGCCGCTATCTCGACGGCGTCTCCTCGTTGTGGTGCAACGTGCACGGCCACGGACATCCCGCCATCGTCGCGGCGCTGCACTCCCAGCTCGACCGTCTCCAGCACTCGACGATGCTCGGTCTTTCGCACGTGCCTGCGATCGAGCTTGCCGAGCGTCTGGTCGCGATGACACCGCTGCCGCTCACGCGCGTGTTCTACTCCGACTCGGGCTCGACGTCGGTCGAAGTGGCGCTGCGCATGGCGTTCCAGTACCAGCGCCAGAGCGGGCACCCCGAGCGCTCGCGTTTCGTCACGCTCGCCGAGGCCTACCATGGCGACACCCTCGGGTCGGTGAGCCTCGGATTCTCGGAGCCTTTTCATCGCGGCTACGAGGCGCTGACGTTTCGTGTCTCCAAGTTCGAGCCTCCGTTTCTCTGCCAGCCGATCGACGGGCGCGGCGCGTGCGACGACGTAGCGCTGGAGGAGGCGGCGCGCGAAAGCCTGGCGCGACTCGAAGCGCTGCTCGACGCCGAAGGCGAGCACGTCGCGGCCGTGGTGCTCGAGCCCCTGGTGCAGGGAGCGGCCGGAATCTGGCCGCAGCCGCCGTCGTTCCTGCGATCCGTGCGCGAGCTCTGCGATCGATCCGGCTGCCTGATGGTATGCGACGAAGTCGCGACGGGATTCGGTCGCACCGGAACGATGTTCGCCGTCGAGCAGGCCGGCATCTCGCCCGACATCCTGTGCCTGGCCAAGGGCATCACCGGTGGTTACCTGCCGCTGGCCGCAACGCTCGCGACAGAAAAGATTTACGAAGCGTTCTCGGGACGTCCGTCGCAGTACCGTGCGCTTTTTCACGGCCACACCTACGGCGGCAATCCGCTCGCGTGCGCGGCAGCACTGGCCAGCCTCGACGTCTTCGACGACGAGCAGACGCTCCAGCGCGCGGCCGAGGGAGGGCGTCGCCTCGGCCAGCTGCTCGATGAGCACGTCGCACCGCTGGAGCACGCCGGGCCGCCGCGTCGGGTCGGAATGATGGCGGCCTTCGACCTGTGGCGCGACGCCGAAGAAGGCGAGCGCTTCGCAACCGACGAGCGCCGCGCGCACCGCGCTGTGCTGATCGCACGCGATGACGGAGTGGCAATCCGCCCCCTCGGCGATACGATGGTGCTGATGCCCACGCTTTCGCTCCCCGACGACCTGCTGGAAACACTGGTCGTCACCACTGCGCGCGCCGTGCGGCGCGCGACCCGCGAGTGA
- the bioF gene encoding 8-amino-7-oxononanoate synthase, with amino-acid sequence MPPRFALDDEIGRELDAIEERGLLRRLRTIDGAQDAVVRVDGRDAVLLCSNNYLGLASHPEVVEAAARATRNYGASAVSSRLISGHMRPHALLEEKIAAWKGVDAALLWSTGYHANIGVISSLVGPGDAVVSDELNHASIIDGCRLSRARVAVYRHNDVDSLHEALASCADARRILVVTESVFSMDGDLAPLAAIADAAEAHGAWLMVDEAHAAGIFGPAGAGLVAEKGLTSRIDVHMGTLGKALASFGAYVAGSHRLIEHLINRARPFIFTTGLPPSAAAAASAALDIIAREPGRAFRLLENARSLGLRLREAGLRVPNVESQILPVVVGDARRAVAAAAALLERGYYVAAIRPPTVPDGTSRLRLSLMATHQEEHIDGVAAALVEILGETAQ; translated from the coding sequence ATGCCGCCACGGTTCGCCCTGGACGACGAGATCGGCCGCGAGCTGGACGCCATCGAGGAGCGCGGACTGCTCAGGCGCCTGAGGACGATCGACGGCGCCCAGGACGCGGTCGTCCGCGTCGATGGCCGCGACGCCGTCCTTCTCTGCTCGAACAACTACCTCGGCCTGGCCTCGCACCCGGAAGTCGTCGAGGCCGCGGCCCGCGCCACGCGCAACTACGGGGCCAGCGCCGTCTCCTCGCGCCTGATCTCCGGTCACATGAGGCCGCATGCGCTTCTCGAAGAGAAGATCGCGGCATGGAAAGGCGTCGACGCAGCGCTACTGTGGTCGACCGGTTATCACGCGAACATCGGCGTAATCTCCTCGCTCGTCGGCCCCGGCGACGCGGTCGTCAGCGACGAGCTGAACCACGCGAGCATCATCGACGGCTGCCGCCTGTCGCGCGCGCGCGTCGCCGTATACCGACACAACGATGTCGACAGCCTGCACGAGGCGCTCGCATCGTGCGCAGACGCGCGCCGCATCCTCGTCGTCACCGAATCGGTATTCTCGATGGACGGCGACCTGGCGCCGCTTGCGGCAATCGCCGATGCAGCCGAAGCGCACGGTGCCTGGCTGATGGTCGACGAAGCGCACGCGGCCGGAATCTTCGGTCCGGCGGGAGCGGGGCTGGTTGCCGAAAAAGGACTGACGTCGCGAATCGACGTGCACATGGGCACCCTCGGCAAGGCTCTCGCGAGCTTCGGTGCCTACGTCGCCGGCTCGCACCGCCTGATCGAGCACCTGATCAATCGCGCGCGACCGTTCATCTTCACGACCGGTTTGCCGCCGTCGGCTGCCGCGGCCGCATCGGCGGCCCTCGACATCATTGCGCGCGAGCCGGGCCGTGCGTTCCGCCTGCTCGAAAATGCGCGCTCGCTCGGACTGCGGCTTCGAGAAGCAGGTCTTCGCGTGCCCAACGTGGAAAGCCAGATCCTGCCCGTCGTGGTGGGCGATGCACGGCGCGCGGTCGCTGCCGCCGCCGCGCTGCTCGAGCGAGGCTACTATGTCGCCGCCATCCGGCCTCCGACGGTGCCGGACGGCACCTCGCGGCTTCGCCTGAGCCTGATGGCGACTCACCAAGAAGAACACATCGACGGCGTCGCCGCCGCTCTCGTCGAAATCCTCGGAGAGACCGCGCAGTGA